CCATGAACGAACCGATCAAGACCTCGCTGGCACAACAGGCATCCTTCCTTGGGCTCTGCCCGGTAACTGCCGCGGTGGATCAGATGGCCGCTGCCAGTATCGACGGACGAGGTGCCGTGTTTACGCGGCCCGAGGTCGTGCATTTCATTCTGGATCTGGTCGGCTACACCTCGACCGCCCCGCTCCACGAGCGGCGGTTGCTGGAGCCCTCGATCGGGCAGGGCGACTTTCTGCTGCCCGCTGTTGATCGCCTGATCGCCGCCTGGCGGAGGCATGCGCCCGAGGCGCCCGCGTCATCGCTTAGCGGTTGCCTCCGCGCGGTGGAGCTGCATGAGGCCTCGCTTGAGGCGACACGGGAACAATTGATCGACCGACTCCGTGAGCAGGGCATAGCCACCCCCGCGGCGCAGGCCCTGGCGCGCTCCTGGTTGGTGCGGGGCGATTTCCTTCTGACGCCGCTTGAAGTGGATTTCGATTATGTGGTCGGCAATCCCCCGTATGTACGGCAGGAACTGATCCCGGATGCGCTCATGGCTGAGTACCGGGCGCGCTACCGGACCGTCTACGATCGGGCGGACATCTATATTCCCTTTATCGAGCGGTCCTTGACGCTGCTTGGTGAAGGGGGCGCGCTGGGGTTCATTTGCTCTGATCGGTGGATGAAAAACCGCTACGGTGGCCCCCTGCGCCAGATGGTGGCCGAGGGGTTTCACCTGAAGGTCTATGTCGATATGTACGATACGCCCGCCTTCCAGAGCGATGTCATCGCATATCCGGCGATTACGGTCATGACCCGGGAAAAGCCGGGGACCACTCGCATTGCCCGGCGACCCGTCATTGAGGAATCGATTTTAAACAAGCTGGCAGCCTCCCTACTGGACCCCCAAGCGCCGGATCCGTCCGGCACGGTCCAGGAAATGGCTGATGTCGCCACGGGCCCGGAACCGTGGATCCTCGACACCCACGATCAGATAGCGCTCGTGCGCCGCCTGGAGCGGGATTTTCCAGCGATCGAGGATGCCGACTGCAAGGTCGGCATCGGGGTGGCCACCGGGGCCGACAAGGCCTTCATCGGACCGTTCGAGGAACTGGACGTGGAACCCGATCGCAAACTGCCGCTCGTAATGACCCGAGACATCCTCTCGGGCCAGGTCGCCTGGCGGGGTCTCGGTGTGGTCAACCCCTTTGCGGACGACGGCCGCCTGGTGGATCTGCGCCAATACCCCCGGCTGGCGCGCTACCTCGAGGCCCGCAAGGAAATCATCGCGCGCCGCCATGTGGCCCAAAGGGCGCCCGACAACTGGTTTCGCACGATCGATCGCATCTATCCGGACCTTGCTCGCAAACCTAAGCTCCTCATCCCGGATATCAAAGGCGAGGCCCATGTCGTCTATGAAGAGGGGCGGCTTTACCCTCATCACAATCTGTACTACATCACGTCCGATATATGGGATTTACGGGCCCTCCAGGCGGTGCTCACCTCGGGGATCGCCCGGCTTTTTGTGGCGACGTACTCCACACGCATGCGCGGTGGCTACCTGCGCTTTCAGGCGCAGTACCTGCGGCGTATCCGCCTTCCGCGCTGGCAAGATGTGCCCCGGGCCCTCCAAGCGGCCCTCATTGAGGCTGCGGAAAGGAACGACATGGCGGCCGGCAACCAAGCCGCCTGGGCGCTCTATGGCCTCTCTCCCGAGGAACGAGCCGCGATAGGCGGCAACGGCGACAACGAAATAAGGGCCGACCACGTATGCCAATCGACTTAGCAGACTACGGACGCAAGGCCCACGCCGCGGTACAAGCCTTCTGGGATAACCGCGCCCAGGCCCGCGAACGGCAGATCGCGGCGGGTGTCACCGACCAGGGCGAGCGCGCCGGGGTGACAGCCGGCAAAAACATGGAGGGCTTCGTGGACCTCGTGGTCGACTTGGTGCGCGCCAATGGTCTGGGTCACGCCACCATTTGCCGAGAGCGCGCCTTGGTGACCTTACCGGGGTATTTTCGTCCGACCAAGCTCTGGGACCTCTTGGTCCTCAATGAAGGCCGCCTCGTGGCCGCCATCGAGCTAAAAAGCCAGGTCGGCCCCTCCTTTGGCAACAACTTCAACAACCGGACCGAGGAAGCCATAGGCACCGCCCATGACCTCTGGACGGCCTACCGCGAGGGCGCGTTCGGAAAACAACCGCGCCCCTTTGTGGGTTGGCTGATGGTGGTCGAGGATGCCCCGAGATCGCAGGCGCCCATCCGTGATCGGTCCCCGCACTTTCCCGTGCTCCCGGAGTTTCAGGGGGCATCTTACCTCCAGCGCTATGACGTTCTTTGTCAGAAGCTCACCCAAGAACAACTTTACACGACCGCCGCGGTGATCATTACGCCGCGGACGGCGGCCAATACCGGGGATTTCACGACACTGTCGGACATGACCAGCCTTGAAACCTTCGTGACCTCGTTCGCAGGTCATGTAGCGGCAGAGGCGGCGCGGTCATAAACCGACGCTCGAAATGCGCAACCAGCGAAGATATTGTTACCCCGATCGTCCCCGCAGCACGACTCCCCCTATTCGCCGGGGTTCACTTTAGCGCCAACCCCTTTAGAATGCTGCGTGCACGACGACATCGCGCTGTCTTCAGAGCCACCATCACCAGGGCTGCCGAAACTGCCAGGCGACATCGAAAGATTGATGTGATGCGTTGGGGGCAATAGGCCGGACCGTCCCGACCTTCCTCACGCCAGGCACTGAGGTCAGCTGGGCTGGCATGCCATTATCGGGTCGGCCGCGACACTGATGACATTACTGCCCCCAAGGGTGGTACGGCCGCCAACGAGGGAGAGGCTCGCATGGTAACTACCAAAAGCCACTTGCCGGATCTCGCGATCGAGCTTTACTACTTGGACGGCGCCATCGACGTGCATATCGTCCATATGGAAGGTGGCATCGAGTCCATTTTATGGGAGCGACTCGGATTGCCGCAAAGCATAATCGAACGCTTGGCACGGGACACCACCTGCCAAAGACTGTCTTGCATCGCCATCCATCGTAACGCCGCCGCGAGCCAGACCTGGGGCGATCGGCTCTATGCGGCGCAAAAGGCCCTACGGGCCTGCCGGCTTCTGGTGGAGTCCTATGCACGTGGCGCAGAGAACGGTGCCTCTGTGGACTGGTCCGATGTCGACCACGCTCACACAGTAGCCGAGGAGGCGCTCCGGATTCTGGATACCAGCGGCGACGAATTGCTGTCGGTCACCGCCGGCGGACAATCGAGCGAACCTGTACCTACCGAGGCGTGCCGGCGTAAATAGATATTCGTCGGTCATGGGTCGCGAGGGCCAGCCGATCCTTCTCCGGTCTCTCGACAAAACCAAAACAAGCCGCTCATGGCTCGCAAACGCTGCTGTGACGGACCCAAGCAACAGACCTTGGAGCACTAAAAGGGAGATGGAGGAGATCACAACCGGCTCGCCGCGGGACGCATCGATCCGGGTATGAAACTCATGTGGGTCGCAATGGCGGCAGCCTACCCGACCTGCACCGAGAGCATGGAAAGCGCGCCTCCCTCGATACCCGAGACCGGGAAGCGGATGCCGTCACCTGGTTGTCGGGCACCGAGGACATAAAGTAGCGGCAGATAGTGATCCGGCGTCGGTATCGAGAGGGCCGCATCCCGTCCGAGCGCTTCGTAATGGATGAGCGGCACGAAGTCACCGGTATGCATCAGCTCCCGGACTTTGTTGTCGAAGCGCACCGCCCAGTCATAGGGCTCCTGCGACGACCGGTCCCAGGCATACATCCGGAGGTTATGTATGAGATTGCCGCTCCCGAAAATCAGTACACCCTCGCCCCGTAAAGGCGCAAGCATTCGGCCGATATTGAAATGGTGATCCGGCCCCTTCGTGGCATCAATGCGGAGCTGCACGACCGGAATGTCGGCATCGGGATAGATGTGGCGCAGGACCGACCATGTGCCGTGATCGAGCCCCCAGCCGTCATCCAGGCTGACCGCATGCGGCGCCAAGAGCCGCTGGATACGGCCAGCGAGGACGGGATCGCCGGGCGCCCGGTACTGAATCTGGTAAAGCTCCTGCGGAAATCCGCCGAAGTCATGAAGTGTTCTCGGGGCCGTCGCGACCGTCACCGCCGCCCCAGACCCATACCAGTGCGCCGAGATCGCCAGGATCGCCCTGGGCCTTGGCATGTCCATGCCCAGCCGGCGCCACGCCTCGGTATAGTCATTGCGCGCCAAGGCCTGCATGGGATTGCCGTGCCCCAAAAAGACCGCTGGAAGCCGATCGGCCATCGATTGACACCCCCTCTTATTTTCGACCGAATGACCGGCCTGGGTCACCGCGATGCCCATCCTACCGCCCTTCCCTCTATTTTCAACGTGAGCCTTGGGAAAGGCTGGCGGTTCTGATATGGATGGCAGGTGACCCTGCCCCGCTCCCGGCGTACGACTTGCCCGCAGAGCGACGGCCAAGCGTCTCGCCCCCTCAGCTGGGAGGTCACGGGCCGCTCCCCTGTGGCGTGACCGGCGCCGCGACCGACCATGGATCATGCCGTCCCGCAGGTTGTCCGCGGCCTCCATGCGGCCGGCCATGCCAGATGTCGAGGGCACCCAGGGCGGGCCGTGTCCCCGAGACCATCGGATCACGATTACCCCCGATCCTCCCTCGCCGGCCGCCCGCCTCCGGTTATGAGGCGCGTCCCGCGCTTGAAGGTGAGGTAGGCCCAAAACCAACTGAACATCACCGATATGCGGTTGCGCAAGCCCACCAAAAACGCCACGTGAACCGCACCCCACAGCCACCACGCCGGCGCGCCGCTCACATTGACGCCGCCAAAACTCGCCACCGCCGCCTTGCGGCCGATAGTGGCGAGACTGCCCATGTGGCGGTAACGAAATGGCGGCGGCGCCTCCCCGCGCAGCCTCCCGAGAATCGCCCTCGCGACATAGGTCCCGCCTTGCTTTGCCGCCGGCGCCAGACCGGGCACGGGTTTTCCCTTCCAGGCGTTGACTAGGGCGGTGTCCCCTATGACAAACACATTGGGCAGGCCGGCCACCGAGAGATCGGCTTCGACCTTCACCCGTCCGCTGCGATCCGCCGCGGCATGGAGCCACTGCGCGGCCGGTGACGCCACCACCCCGGCCGCCCATAATACGGTGCGAGACGCGATCCGCCGGCCGTTTACGAGCACACCATCCGGGTCGATGTCCGCCACTTTGCTTTCCAGTATGACCTCGACCCCCAGCCGTTCGAGCGAACGCTGCGCCTTGCGCGATAAGGCCCCGGGAAAGGTCGGCAGGAGGCGCGCTGCCGACTGGACCAGCACCACGCGCGCACTGGCGGGGTCGAAGTGACGGAATTCCTTCTCCATGCCGTAGCGCACGAGCTCGGCGATGTCGCCTGCCAGTTCCACACCCGTCGGTCCGCCGCCCACGATCACGAATGTGAGCAGACTCCGGCGTTCGGCCAAATCTTCCGCGGATTCCGCCCGCTCGAAGGCGGCGAGAATGCGTCGCCGTATCTCCACGGCGTCGTCGATGGTCTTAAGGCCCGGTGCATGGGGTTCCCACTCGTCGCGCCCGAAATAACTATGTGAGGCACCGGTCGCCAGCACCAGGTAATCGTAAGGCAGGCGCCGCTGCCCGATCAGCACGGCCTGCCGGTCGGTATCGACCCCGGTGACATCGCCCAGCAGGACCTCCACGTTCAAGTATTCACTAAAAAGGCCACGCACGGTCGTGGCGATGTCGGCCGGCGACAATGAGGCGGTGGCCACCTGATACAGCAGGGGCTGGAACAGGTGGTAATTGTGACGGTCAATCAAGGTTACCTGTAGCGGCGCCCGCGTCAACCGCGACGCGCATGCCAGGCCCCCGAAGCCGGCGCCTACGATCACCACGCGCGGGGCACCCTTTGGGGCGACGGCCTGCTCTGCACTGATCTTCGAAAGGATATGCGCGATCCATCGGTCAAGCGACAGCGGGCCCGCTCCGTACAGGCCCAGCAATGCAAGCGTCATCACGAAATAGACGTCGGCCGGACCGGCCGCACCCACCACATGCATGCCGGCCACGACCACGATGAGCAAGAGCGCCATGGGGCGCGCCGCCAGGCCGAATGCCAGGAGCAAGGCGCCGGTCAACGCCAGCACGGGTGCCGGCGCGAAATGCGCAAGCGAGTCTTTGGGGATGAGCTTTACCAGCCCGACCGGTAACGACATCTTGGTGCTGACCGCGCACAGCGCCAAGGCCAGCCATAGCCGGACGAACAATTGATAATAGGGCCGGAGGTAGCGTGTGATGGCGCGCGCCAGGCGTGTCAGAGGCGTGGCCAAGGGTAGTGCGGTATCCCCCAAGCCGCGCGCCAGCAGATGATCCAGCGACAGCGATCCGGCGCCGCAGACGACCAACCATCCAAACAACACCGCTGAATACAGGTTGATGTCCAAGGGCAGGTAGTTCAGCTGGACCACCAGCACGAGAATGAGCATATAAAGCGCCGCCCATCGGGTCGCGAGCCCCAGTGCGAGCAGGATCGGGATGGTCATCTGCAGGGCCGCGCCCAGATAGGTGGGGCTGAGCGGTTCCACCCACGGCACGGGATAGGCGACATGCGACAGGTAGGGTTCGACACTGACACCAAAGATCTTGAGCACACCCGAGACGAAAAAGACCTTGGCGAGCCACAGGCGGATCAGGAGATCCACGATCGGCCCGGTCGATCGCTCCAGCAGGCGATAGACCGCCGCGATGACGCGCACCGGCCCGGACAGCCGATGGGTCACGAGTCCTCCAGAGAGGCGTCGACTCTCCTCATGCCAGGCACCCGGCCTCTAGGGGTATGCCCACCCGATACGACACGGGCGAGTGCGGGAAGAGGTACCATCATGCTCGGCCCATTAGTTTTTCCGATAGGGCATAATTTCATATTATGTTGACGCGACTCAATACCCGGCCGTCGCGAAATACGAAAAAGACGGGCTCGCGTACCACACGGGTACCGACGGGGGGATGCAAGCGGCGAATGACAGGCCCTGCCCGCTTCGGCATTCATGCCAGAGACAGAGCGGCTCTTTCTCAAAAGGGCGCAAGCACAACGGAAGATTCCGGATGTTGTAACCACGTCGCCCTGCGATCGCGGCGAGAGCCGGAAAGACCTTTGCTGCGGGCATCAGAACCCACCGGCTCATTGTGGGCCGTATGGTCCATTAGCCGTGGGGAGGTTCGGGGATCGCGGGACATTATCCAAGATCGAGATCCCTGAGCGGCTTGCGCCCGGAGGGCACCGGGCCCCTGCGCTTCGTTCCCGCGGACAACGAAATCGCCGTCACAAGCGCCATGCTGCGGCGACTTCCCTCAAGATCCCGCGAGCGCATCATCATGGCGACGTCGCGTGGGCTCGGGACCCCCTGGTGGCGGCCGACACGAAGGTTCGCGGCTACTTCCAGGCACAGACCGTGTGGTGAGGCGAAGGGGCCCAAGCGAGCCCCGGAACATCATGCCATGGCCCCATCCCTCGATGGGGCCGGCCGATGCATCCGCCAAAGATCAACGGTGCATCATCATAAAGCGCATGGGCGGCATGCGATGGTACATGTTCACGAGCTTGTGCCACTGATCGATCGACAATGTCTTGCGCACGATGCGCACCTGGGCGACCTCTAGATCCAGCAAGCGCGCATGGTCATGATCCAGACGGTTCAGGATATCGTGCACGGTCCCCGCCCCGGCGCCTCGCAGCAGGGCCTCATGGAGCGCCCTCTTGTCATTGCGCAGGCGTTTCATGAGCGGCACCGCGACACGCATGTGGCGGTTATGCCATACGGCAAGCGTGCTCACCTGATGATCGCTCAGATGCAGGCTGTAGGACCGCATCTCCGCCAATGGCAGGACCATGGGAATCATGGGATGGTGGAGAAACCGATGGCGCATGACGACATGGCACCCCGGGGGCGGCGCGGCCATGGGCTTCATGGGGGGCATGGCGAACGCCGTCCCCGTGGTGAGCAGACCGAGCAGTGCAAGCGTCAATCGCGATTTCGACATGAAAGGCTCCTTTCCGTAAGAGATAAACACCCTGTTCCGTGACCGCCATTATGCCTGCCCAGATTAATCCCGGCGACAGCCGCGAGATGTAGTGTTTTGCAACGGCCCGGCCGTCGCATTACGCCCGCCACGACCTCTCTCATTCACGGGTCGCGATGATCGGACGCGGTGGTATATTCGCGCAGATAGTTGCGAAAGGCGCCAGCTACCAGCGATGGCGACTTGCCCTTGCGGTTGACGACATACCAGGATCGGGCGATCGGCAGATGCTCGACATCGAGCACCCCCAGATGGCTCGAGGGCGACCCGCTCATGATCAAGGGCTTCTATGACACGCTGCGCGATCTGCGCACGCCGCAGAGCCTCGAAAACGGCCTGTTCTTCGATCAGGACTGGGCATCCCTGAACCGCGTCATGCCGGTCGCCTCCGGCGGCATCCATGCCGGGCAGATGCACCAGCTCATCCACTATCTGGGCGAGGATGTGATTCTGCAATTCGGCGGCGGCACGATCGGGCATCCGATGGGCATTCAGGCCGGCGCCACCGCCAATCGCGTGGCGCTTGAAGCCATGATCCTGGCGCGCAACGAGGGCCGCGACTACCTGAAGGAAGGCCCGCAGATCCTCGAGGCGGCGGCCAAGACCTGCACGCCCTTGAAGGCCGCGCTCGACACCTGGAAGGACATCACCTTCAACTACGAATCGACCGACACCGCGGACTTTGTCCCGACCGTGACGGCCACCGTCTAGGCGCATCGATCAAGGAGGCCATACCCATGATGACGAACCCGGGCAATCGCCTGACTCAAGGACAATTCTCGTTTCTTCCCGACCTGACCGATGCCCAGATCACAGCGCAGATCCAATACGTGCTGAACCAGGGCTGGGCGATCGGTGTCGAATATACCGACGACCCGCACCCGCGCAACACCTACTGGGAGATGTTCGGCATGCCGATGTTCGACCTGAAGGACGCGGCCGGCATCCTGATGGAGATCAACGACTGCCGCAAGACCTTCCCCAACCACTATGTGCGCGTCACGGCGTTCGACGCGTCCCAGGGATGGGAGACGCCGCGCATGTCGTATATCGTAAACCGCCCGAAGAAGGAACCGGGCTTCGGGCTCGTGCGCCAGGAGGTCGACGGCCGGCGGATGCGGTACACGATCCACAGTTACGCCACCGACCATCCGGAGTCCGAGCGCTACTGACGCGGCAAAGGGGGCCAGGATCGCCGTCTTTCTTGTGACGGCGGCGGCCTGCCCGATCGTAGGCGAAATCCGCTCCGCGGGAGAACACACGATGGGCATGGGCGAAGAATCGCGGACCACAGGGCCTGGGATACCGAACGACGATACACCGGTCGATCTTGAGGCGGAGTTCAACGACTCACGCGTCCAGGAGGTGCTCGACACCCTCGACCGCGAGCTGATCGGCCTGCGGCCCGTGAAGACGCGCATCCGCGAGATCGCGGCGCTCCTGCTCGTCGACCGCCTGCGCAAGCGTTACGCGCTGACCGCCGGGACGCCAACCCTCCATATGTCCTTCACCGGCAATCCCGGGACCGGCAAGACCACCGTGCCGCTGCGCATGGCCGAGATCCTGCACCGCCTGGGCTATGTGCGCGAGGGTCATCTGATGGCCGTCACGCGCGATGATCTCGTGGGCCAATACATAGGCCACACCGCCCCCAAGACCAAGGAGGTCATCAAAAAGGCGATGGGCGGGGTGCTGTTCGTAGACGAGGCCTACTATCTCTACAAACCCGAGAACGAACGCGACTACGGGCAGGAGGCGATAGAGATCCTGCTGCAGGTCATGGAGAACAACCGCGACGATCTGGTGGTGATCCTGGCCGGCTATAAGGACAAGATGGAGCGGTTCTTCGCGAGCAATCCCGGCATGCGCTCGCGTATCGCCCACCACGTCGATTTTCCGGACTACTCGGCGCCGCAACTCATGGCGATAGCAAAACTCATGCTTGCCGAGCAGAACTATGGCTTCAGTCCGGCCGGCGAGAAGGCGTTTGCCGACTACATTCCGCTGCGCATGAAGCTTGGACATTTCGCCAACGCGCGCTCCATCCGCAACGCCCTCGACCGCGCGCGCTTGCGGCAGGCCAACCGGCTGTTCGCGGGCAAGCGCCGGCCGCTCACAAAGCGCGACCTCATGACCATAGAGGCCGAGGATGTGATGGCAAGCCGTGTGTTTGGCGAAGGGGCCGCGGATACCGATGCCACCCCGACGCGCTGATCACGGATCGGGGGAGGTCGCGAGACCATCCAGTGCCGCGATCCAGCGGGCCTTGTCGTCGGTCCCGGCCCAACTCGCCTCCAGGCTATTGCGCGCGAGCGCGGCCCAGGTGGCGTGATCGAAACCGAAGGCTTCGTGCACGGCACGAATGTTATCGTTCATGTAGCCCCCGAAGTAGGCGGGATCATCGCTATTGATCGTCACGCGTACGCCGGCTGCCATCAGCGCCGGCAATGTATGGTCCTTCATGGTGGGAAAGACCCGCAGGCGTACGTTCGACAAGGGGCAGACGGTGAGCGCGACGCCGTCGGCGGCCAACCGCCGCACCAACGCCGGATCATCAACGGCTCGCACGCCATGGTCGATGCGCGAAGCCCCCAGGACATCGAGGGCCTCGGTGATATACGACGCCGGACCCTCTTCACCGGCATGGGCCACGACGCGCTTGCCGAGAGCATGCACGCGCGCGAATACGCGCGCGAATTGCGCGGGCGGATGGTCGCGTTCCGAGGAATCGAGACCAAAGCCATCGATGTCATCCAGAAACGGCTCGGCGGCGGCAAGCGTCGCGAATGCCTTCTCCTCGCTCAAATGCCTGAGGAAGCACAGGATGAGTCGGCTTGTGATGCCAAAGCGCCGCACACCCTCGGCACGCCCGGCATTGAGGCCGGCCATGACCTCGGCGAGCGCGATGCCACGCGCCGTATGGGTCTGGGGATCGAAGAATATCTCGGCGTGAACGACGCCGTCGGCGTGCGCGCGGCCGAGATAGGCGAGCATGAGGTCGGCGAAGTCACGGCTGGTGCGCAGTACATCCGCGCAGGCGTAATAGAGATCGAGGAACGACTGGAGATCGGTGAATGCCTTGGCGGCATGCAGCGCCTCCTCGTCGGCATACGGCAGGGTGAGTCCGTTACGACGCGCAAGCGCGAACGCGAGATCAGGCTCGAGCGTTCCCTCGATATGGACATGCAGCTCCGCCTTGGGCATGCGGCAAGCGAATTCGAGAGCGGATAGAACGGACGGTGGCATGATTTCCCCCAGGGACGCAAGGCCCCTATTATGCCCGATACCATCGCGGCGCGCTCGGCTGGCTGTATGGTTCGCCGGCGCCCCCCACTATCCTCCGATCGCCTCCCAGTGGGCGGCGCCGGGAGGCACGATCGGCAAGGCCTGCTCGCGGGCATCCACCGGCACGCGCACAAGGCACGGCCCCGGGGTGGTCAGCACGTCCGACCAGAAATCCCGGCCCTCGCCCGCGTCACCGGTGTCGAAGGCCGGTATCCCGAACCCACGCGCGATGGTGACGTAATCGGTGGCCTGCGCGAAGCGCGAGCCAAACCCGGACGCGGCATAGAACAACGCCTGCTGCTGGGCCACGAGCCCGAGCGACTGATTGTCGAGGACGATCACCTTCACGTT
The DNA window shown above is from Acidiferrobacter sp. SPIII_3 and carries:
- a CDS encoding Eco57I restriction-modification methylase domain-containing protein — encoded protein: MNEPIKTSLAQQASFLGLCPVTAAVDQMAAASIDGRGAVFTRPEVVHFILDLVGYTSTAPLHERRLLEPSIGQGDFLLPAVDRLIAAWRRHAPEAPASSLSGCLRAVELHEASLEATREQLIDRLREQGIATPAAQALARSWLVRGDFLLTPLEVDFDYVVGNPPYVRQELIPDALMAEYRARYRTVYDRADIYIPFIERSLTLLGEGGALGFICSDRWMKNRYGGPLRQMVAEGFHLKVYVDMYDTPAFQSDVIAYPAITVMTREKPGTTRIARRPVIEESILNKLAASLLDPQAPDPSGTVQEMADVATGPEPWILDTHDQIALVRRLERDFPAIEDADCKVGIGVATGADKAFIGPFEELDVEPDRKLPLVMTRDILSGQVAWRGLGVVNPFADDGRLVDLRQYPRLARYLEARKEIIARRHVAQRAPDNWFRTIDRIYPDLARKPKLLIPDIKGEAHVVYEEGRLYPHHNLYYITSDIWDLRALQAVLTSGIARLFVATYSTRMRGGYLRFQAQYLRRIRLPRWQDVPRALQAALIEAAERNDMAAGNQAAWALYGLSPEERAAIGGNGDNEIRADHVCQST
- a CDS encoding adenosine deaminase — translated: MPKAELHVHIEGTLEPDLAFALARRNGLTLPYADEEALHAAKAFTDLQSFLDLYYACADVLRTSRDFADLMLAYLGRAHADGVVHAEIFFDPQTHTARGIALAEVMAGLNAGRAEGVRRFGITSRLILCFLRHLSEEKAFATLAAAEPFLDDIDGFGLDSSERDHPPAQFARVFARVHALGKRVVAHAGEEGPASYITEALDVLGASRIDHGVRAVDDPALVRRLAADGVALTVCPLSNVRLRVFPTMKDHTLPALMAAGVRVTINSDDPAYFGGYMNDNIRAVHEAFGFDHATWAALARNSLEASWAGTDDKARWIAALDGLATSPDP
- a CDS encoding ribulose bisphosphate carboxylase small subunit, yielding MMTNPGNRLTQGQFSFLPDLTDAQITAQIQYVLNQGWAIGVEYTDDPHPRNTYWEMFGMPMFDLKDAAGILMEINDCRKTFPNHYVRVTAFDASQGWETPRMSYIVNRPKKEPGFGLVRQEVDGRRMRYTIHSYATDHPESERY
- a CDS encoding PaeR7I family type II restriction endonuclease, with product MPIDLADYGRKAHAAVQAFWDNRAQARERQIAAGVTDQGERAGVTAGKNMEGFVDLVVDLVRANGLGHATICRERALVTLPGYFRPTKLWDLLVLNEGRLVAAIELKSQVGPSFGNNFNNRTEEAIGTAHDLWTAYREGAFGKQPRPFVGWLMVVEDAPRSQAPIRDRSPHFPVLPEFQGASYLQRYDVLCQKLTQEQLYTTAAVIITPRTAANTGDFTTLSDMTSLETFVTSFAGHVAAEAARS
- the cbbX gene encoding CbbX protein — translated: MGEESRTTGPGIPNDDTPVDLEAEFNDSRVQEVLDTLDRELIGLRPVKTRIREIAALLLVDRLRKRYALTAGTPTLHMSFTGNPGTGKTTVPLRMAEILHRLGYVREGHLMAVTRDDLVGQYIGHTAPKTKEVIKKAMGGVLFVDEAYYLYKPENERDYGQEAIEILLQVMENNRDDLVVILAGYKDKMERFFASNPGMRSRIAHHVDFPDYSAPQLMAIAKLMLAEQNYGFSPAGEKAFADYIPLRMKLGHFANARSIRNALDRARLRQANRLFAGKRRPLTKRDLMTIEAEDVMASRVFGEGAADTDATPTR
- the ygiD gene encoding 4,5-DOPA dioxygenase extradiol, whose translation is MADRLPAVFLGHGNPMQALARNDYTEAWRRLGMDMPRPRAILAISAHWYGSGAAVTVATAPRTLHDFGGFPQELYQIQYRAPGDPVLAGRIQRLLAPHAVSLDDGWGLDHGTWSVLRHIYPDADIPVVQLRIDATKGPDHHFNIGRMLAPLRGEGVLIFGSGNLIHNLRMYAWDRSSQEPYDWAVRFDNKVRELMHTGDFVPLIHYEALGRDAALSIPTPDHYLPLLYVLGARQPGDGIRFPVSGIEGGALSMLSVQVG
- a CDS encoding FAD-dependent oxidoreductase, yielding MTHRLSGPVRVIAAVYRLLERSTGPIVDLLIRLWLAKVFFVSGVLKIFGVSVEPYLSHVAYPVPWVEPLSPTYLGAALQMTIPILLALGLATRWAALYMLILVLVVQLNYLPLDINLYSAVLFGWLVVCGAGSLSLDHLLARGLGDTALPLATPLTRLARAITRYLRPYYQLFVRLWLALALCAVSTKMSLPVGLVKLIPKDSLAHFAPAPVLALTGALLLAFGLAARPMALLLIVVVAGMHVVGAAGPADVYFVMTLALLGLYGAGPLSLDRWIAHILSKISAEQAVAPKGAPRVVIVGAGFGGLACASRLTRAPLQVTLIDRHNYHLFQPLLYQVATASLSPADIATTVRGLFSEYLNVEVLLGDVTGVDTDRQAVLIGQRRLPYDYLVLATGASHSYFGRDEWEPHAPGLKTIDDAVEIRRRILAAFERAESAEDLAERRSLLTFVIVGGGPTGVELAGDIAELVRYGMEKEFRHFDPASARVVLVQSAARLLPTFPGALSRKAQRSLERLGVEVILESKVADIDPDGVLVNGRRIASRTVLWAAGVVASPAAQWLHAAADRSGRVKVEADLSVAGLPNVFVIGDTALVNAWKGKPVPGLAPAAKQGGTYVARAILGRLRGEAPPPFRYRHMGSLATIGRKAAVASFGGVNVSGAPAWWLWGAVHVAFLVGLRNRISVMFSWFWAYLTFKRGTRLITGGGRPAREDRG